Genomic DNA from Chloroflexota bacterium:
GGAGAGCACATTCCAAAAGAGTTAATCGAAAAGGCGATTTCTTTTCTGGCTGATAAGAGAGACGTAACGATCGATGAGAGTCGGGCTGATGCTGTTGCACCTTGGTGTTATCAAGAGGTTGAATGGTTCTGCAATCAGCTTCAAACAAACGAAAATATAATGAAATTGTGTGAGGAATTTATTTCGATAACCGGAAATAGCGACAATGACAAGAAAAAGAAGAGAAGCCTAATAAAATCTGTGTACAATATTCTTGAAAAAAATGAGCAATTGCAGGGCCTTTATTTGGCGTTAGAAAACAATATTGATATAGCGCTACATGGTAGAATGGCAGCGTCAGGTCTAATGAAGCCTCTCGATGGCGCTCTGGCCGTGGCCCATGTCATTACCACCCACACCGTAGATGCGGACATCGACTGGTTCACCGCCGTTGACGATCTGCAGGAGTTGGGCTCTGGCCATCTTGATACGCAGGAATTTTCCAGCGGTGTCTTTTATCGTTACGCCAGCCTCAACATATCCCAGTTGCAGGAAAACCTGGGAAACGCCCCCCGCAAAAAAGCCCTTGAAATTGCATCACACGTGCTTCACCTGATGGCGACGGTAGTGCCTTCCGCCAAGCAACAGAGCTTTGCCGCCCACAACTTGGCCGATCTGGCGATGGTATCCTTTTCCGATATCCCGGTATCCCTGGCGAATGCTTTTGAAGAGCCGATCAAACCCGGACCCGGATTCATCAAACCATCGGTCAAGGCCCTTCACGAATACTGGCAGGCTGTGCATCATGGCTATGGATTGAATGAGCGGTGCGCTGAATTTGCGATCGGCCATGAGCCGCCGGAAGGCATAACGGGCAAGAAGACCCTGGAGAATTTGAAAACGTGGGTGCAAGCCGATGGAGAGGTGTAAACCATGCGAGACTTTCTCATTCTCAAACTACACGGCCCCATGCAGGCATGGGGCGAACATACCTTCGAGGGACTGAGGCCGTCGGCCAATTTTCCCACCCGAAGCGGCTTACTGGGGCTTCTCGGCGCGTGCATCGGTATCAAAAGAAACGATCGCGAACAACTTCAACAACTGGCGGACAGTGTCGGCATGGCGGTACGGGTGGACGAGCGTCGCATGTCCCGTAGGGATGGAAAATCACGGACTTTACGGGTGGTGAAGATGACCGATTACCACACCGTGAAAGATGCCCGTGAGGATTACACAGGCCTGAAAAAGCATGACACCATCCAGACCTGGCGGGAATATCTGTACGATGCCGAATTTACCGTGGCGCTCTGGAATCAGCCGGATGCGGCTCTGAGTTTCGACGAACTGGAGGCAGCGATAAAGCGGCCGCTCTTCACACCCTATCTTGGACGGCGAAGTTGTCCGCTTGCACGTCCGCTGTTTGAAGCGCGGCTTAAGTCTTCGGATGTTTTGGAGGCGTTGAAAGGCATAGCGCCTCATGGCGGGACGATCTACAGCGAGGAGAAAATAGGCGACCGTATGAAAAGGGTCCGTAATGTTCCGTTAATTCACCAACCGCGCCAATTTGCCGGGCGCAACCTCTATATCCACGGAGGTGAACATGTATCTGAGTAAAATACTGATAAAAGGTTCTGCCTGCCGCAATCCCTACGAGATCCACCGGGCATTGTGGACGCTGTTTCTGGAAAATGAGGATGCCGGCCGTGATTTTCTTTTCCGTGTTGGGCATTCGGATCGCGATCATGCCGAGATTCTGATGCAATCGGTCAGAGAACCGGAACGATCATCTAATACGGTGCAAATATTGGCTTGCAAGGAATATCCGCTGCTGTTGTTTCCAAGGCAGCGGTTACGTTTTATGTTGATTGCCAACCCGGTAAAAACAATCAGTGATGAAATGGGACGTAAAGACACGGATGGCGAAACGAAGAAATGTCGTGTACCTCTTATCCGGGAAGAGGAGCAGCGGTCCTGGATAGAACGTAAGCTTCAGAATGCTGCATCACTGGAGATGCTTGCCATAGATCCTGTCTTTCCAATGAACTTCAGGAAAAACAGGGAAGATCGGATCGGGAAAATTCAGCCGGTTCGCTTTCAAGGCGTCCTGAAAATTGAGGAACCTGAAGCAGTAATGGAATTGGTCCAGAACGGCATCGGCCCCGCCAAGGCCTTCGGTTGTGGTCTGCTTTCATTGGCGAAGGTATGACCATGCCAATTTTGAAAACAGAAGAGAGGTCATCATGGAAACCAAAGTCGCTCTTTTGCGAGGCAGCGGTATCCGCAAAACGTTCCATAACAACGAATGGTGGTTTGTGATTGATGATGTGGTCGGTGTATTGACGGATTCCACAGATCCATCCGGATATATCAAGGATATGCGTCGTCATGACAGGGAGTTGTCCAAAGGGTGGGGGCAAATTGCCACCCCCCTTTGGATAGAAGCTGAGGGTGGAAAACAGAAGATCGATTGCGCCAACACCGAAGGCATCTTTCGCATCATCCAGTCCATCCCCTCCCCCAAAGCCGAGCCCTTCAAGCGCTGGCAGGCCAGGGTCGGCTATGAGCGGGTGCAGGAGATCGAAGATCCGGAACTGACCACGAAGAGGACGCGGGCGATCTACAA
This window encodes:
- the cas7e gene encoding type I-E CRISPR-associated protein Cas7/Cse4/CasC → MDKNFINFHILISHSPSCLNRDDMNMQKSATFGGKRRVRISSQSLKRTMRKSPYFDKMLGQNSTRTRELNNLFSLLSKKMGEHIPKELIEKAISFLADKRDVTIDESRADAVAPWCYQEVEWFCNQLQTNENIMKLCEEFISITGNSDNDKKKKRSLIKSVYNILEKNEQLQGLYLALENNIDIALHGRMAASGLMKPLDGALAVAHVITTHTVDADIDWFTAVDDLQELGSGHLDTQEFSSGVFYRYASLNISQLQENLGNAPRKKALEIASHVLHLMATVVPSAKQQSFAAHNLADLAMVSFSDIPVSLANAFEEPIKPGPGFIKPSVKALHEYWQAVHHGYGLNERCAEFAIGHEPPEGITGKKTLENLKTWVQADGEV
- the cas6e gene encoding type I-E CRISPR-associated protein Cas6/Cse3/CasE is translated as MYLSKILIKGSACRNPYEIHRALWTLFLENEDAGRDFLFRVGHSDRDHAEILMQSVREPERSSNTVQILACKEYPLLLFPRQRLRFMLIANPVKTISDEMGRKDTDGETKKCRVPLIREEEQRSWIERKLQNAASLEMLAIDPVFPMNFRKNREDRIGKIQPVRFQGVLKIEEPEAVMELVQNGIGPAKAFGCGLLSLAKV
- the cas5e gene encoding type I-E CRISPR-associated protein Cas5/CasD, which gives rise to MRDFLILKLHGPMQAWGEHTFEGLRPSANFPTRSGLLGLLGACIGIKRNDREQLQQLADSVGMAVRVDERRMSRRDGKSRTLRVVKMTDYHTVKDAREDYTGLKKHDTIQTWREYLYDAEFTVALWNQPDAALSFDELEAAIKRPLFTPYLGRRSCPLARPLFEARLKSSDVLEALKGIAPHGGTIYSEEKIGDRMKRVRNVPLIHQPRQFAGRNLYIHGGEHVSE